A single region of the Erythrobacter sp. genome encodes:
- a CDS encoding amidohydrolase, whose protein sequence is MRFSRSEPARLGLMAGLCGALALAGCTTTGSANAAADRSDRAEAGDAYAAKTESEAPFASTYEPYPGVPTALVGAVVYDGAGGRIENGTVLFRDGKVVAVGDASLSTEGYRVIPAGGKYVTPGIIDIHSHLGDYPSPSVDAHSDGNEATSPTTPDVWAEHSVWPQDPGFTRALANGGITALQILPGSANLMGGRSVTLKNVPARTVQGMKFPGAPHGFKMACGENPKRVYGNRGRKPSTRMGNFAVNRQTWLAAIDYANSDNPKRDLAKETLKGVLDGEILVHNHCYRADEMALVMDMAKEMGYRVTAFHHAVEAYKIGDLLRENDVCSAIWADWYGFKMEAYDGILENAALLQNEGACVVIHSDDENDIQRLNQEAAKAQAAGKRMGMDIPDATVIGWITLNAAKAMGIADMTGSLEPGKMADVVLWNGDPLSVYSRPEKVWVDGALLFDAMDPKRRPVSDFELGQPGEGDVK, encoded by the coding sequence ATGCGTTTTTCACGATCCGAGCCTGCGCGCCTCGGCCTGATGGCCGGGCTGTGCGGGGCGCTTGCCCTTGCGGGCTGCACCACGACCGGCTCCGCCAATGCCGCTGCCGACCGCAGCGACAGGGCCGAGGCGGGCGATGCCTACGCCGCCAAGACGGAGAGCGAGGCGCCCTTCGCCTCGACCTACGAACCCTATCCCGGCGTTCCCACGGCGCTGGTCGGCGCGGTGGTCTATGACGGCGCAGGCGGGCGGATCGAGAACGGCACTGTCCTTTTCCGCGATGGCAAGGTGGTCGCGGTGGGCGATGCCTCGCTTTCGACCGAAGGCTACCGGGTGATTCCTGCGGGCGGCAAATACGTCACGCCCGGCATCATCGACATCCATTCGCACCTCGGCGACTATCCCAGCCCCTCGGTCGACGCGCATTCCGACGGCAACGAGGCGACCAGCCCCACGACGCCCGACGTCTGGGCGGAACATTCGGTCTGGCCGCAGGACCCCGGCTTCACCCGCGCGCTCGCCAATGGCGGGATCACCGCTCTGCAGATCCTGCCCGGCTCGGCGAACCTGATGGGCGGGCGTTCGGTGACGCTCAAGAACGTGCCCGCGCGCACGGTGCAGGGGATGAAGTTCCCCGGCGCGCCCCACGGCTTCAAGATGGCCTGCGGCGAGAATCCCAAGCGCGTCTACGGCAATCGCGGGCGCAAGCCCTCGACCCGGATGGGCAATTTCGCGGTCAACCGCCAGACCTGGCTCGCGGCGATCGACTACGCCAATTCCGACAATCCCAAGCGCGACCTCGCCAAGGAGACGCTGAAGGGCGTGCTCGACGGGGAGATCCTCGTCCACAACCACTGCTACCGCGCGGACGAGATGGCGCTGGTGATGGATATGGCGAAGGAGATGGGATACCGCGTCACCGCCTTCCACCACGCGGTCGAGGCTTACAAGATCGGCGACCTGCTGCGCGAAAACGACGTGTGCTCCGCGATCTGGGCGGACTGGTACGGCTTCAAGATGGAAGCCTATGACGGCATCCTCGAAAACGCCGCGCTGCTCCAGAACGAAGGCGCCTGCGTGGTCATCCATTCGGACGACGAGAACGACATCCAGCGGTTGAACCAGGAAGCCGCCAAGGCGCAGGCCGCGGGCAAGCGCATGGGCATGGACATTCCCGATGCGACCGTGATCGGCTGGATTACCCTCAACGCCGCCAAGGCGATGGGCATCGCCGACATGACCGGCAGCCTAGAGCCGGGAAAGATGGCCGACGTGGTGCTGTGGAACGGCGATCCGCTCTCGGTCTATTCGCGGCCCGAGAAGGTGTGGGTCGACGGCGCGCTGCTGTTCGACGCGATGGACCCCAAGCGCCGCCCGGTGAGCGATTTCGAGCTCGGCCAGCCCGGTGAAGGAGATGTGAAATGA
- a CDS encoding amidohydrolase family protein, translated as MKRLLTLAASALALASTPALAQDVVVTNAKVVLGDGSDPIENGTVIIEDGEVVFAGTPTPGQTFETDTVIDAGGAWVTPGLFATVTTLGLWDVGAVSESNDQRASRSPFSAALDAAPIVNPNSQHILVHRAAGITRAATTTLPSASIFAGQGALIDLGADPEPVMRPRAFQMVDMGEGAGRIAGGSRAAAHVLFRNALREAQSYGEAARIPGQSASRRDLRTGDDVPVDPRLAGRETDRPGDVLLTRFDAAALVPVVRGEQKLYVAVERAADIRAVLALKDEFPELDMVLVGASEGWLAAEDIARAGVPVIADSLDDLPTGFDQLAATQSNIGRMKRAGVQVAINAGAMQNPRRLPQHAGNLVALTRMPGATGLSWGEAFASISSVPAAISGMGGRAGVLAPGALGDLVFWDGDPLEVTSVPTRVFIDGVEQPMDSHQSRLKERYRDLDESDLPKAYDW; from the coding sequence ATGAAGCGCCTCCTGACACTTGCAGCCTCCGCGCTCGCGCTCGCTTCCACTCCCGCGCTGGCGCAGGACGTGGTCGTCACCAATGCGAAGGTCGTGCTCGGCGATGGGTCCGATCCGATCGAGAACGGGACGGTTATCATCGAGGACGGCGAAGTCGTCTTCGCCGGAACGCCGACACCGGGACAGACCTTCGAGACCGACACCGTGATCGACGCGGGCGGAGCATGGGTGACGCCCGGCCTCTTCGCGACCGTCACGACGCTCGGCCTTTGGGACGTGGGCGCGGTGAGCGAATCGAACGACCAGCGCGCCTCGCGCTCTCCGTTCAGCGCGGCGCTCGATGCCGCACCGATCGTGAATCCGAATTCGCAGCACATCCTCGTCCACCGCGCCGCCGGGATCACCCGCGCGGCGACGACGACGCTGCCCTCGGCCTCGATCTTCGCAGGGCAAGGCGCGCTGATCGATCTCGGCGCGGACCCCGAACCCGTCATGCGCCCGCGCGCCTTCCAGATGGTCGACATGGGCGAAGGCGCCGGGCGGATCGCAGGCGGCAGCCGCGCGGCGGCGCACGTGCTGTTCCGCAACGCCCTGCGCGAGGCGCAGTCCTATGGCGAAGCCGCGCGCATACCGGGGCAGAGCGCCTCGCGCCGCGACCTGCGCACCGGGGACGACGTGCCGGTCGACCCGCGCCTTGCCGGACGCGAGACGGACCGGCCGGGCGACGTGCTGCTCACCCGCTTCGATGCAGCAGCACTCGTCCCCGTCGTGCGCGGCGAGCAGAAGCTCTACGTCGCGGTCGAGCGCGCCGCCGACATCCGCGCCGTGCTCGCGCTGAAGGACGAATTCCCCGAGCTCGACATGGTGCTGGTCGGCGCGAGCGAAGGCTGGCTCGCGGCCGAGGACATCGCGCGCGCGGGCGTTCCGGTGATCGCCGATAGCCTCGATGATCTTCCCACCGGCTTCGACCAGCTCGCCGCGACGCAGAGCAATATCGGCCGGATGAAGCGCGCCGGGGTGCAAGTCGCGATCAACGCGGGCGCGATGCAGAACCCGCGCCGCCTGCCGCAGCACGCGGGCAATCTCGTCGCGCTCACCCGGATGCCGGGGGCGACGGGCCTATCGTGGGGCGAGGCGTTCGCCTCGATCAGTTCGGTCCCGGCCGCGATCAGCGGGATGGGCGGGCGCGCGGGCGTGCTCGCGCCGGGCGCGCTGGGCGATCTCGTGTTCTGGGACGGCGACCCGCTCGAGGTGACGAGCGTGCCCACGCGCGTCTTCATCGACGGCGTCGAACAGCCGATGGACAGCCACCAGAGCCGCCTCAAGGAGCGTTACCGCGACCTCGACGAAAGCGACCTGCCCAAGGCGTATGACTGGTAA
- a CDS encoding NnrU family protein, which translates to MEQGLVELIAANAAFVGTHFLMSHPLRTPLVNMLGAGGFQVAYSIVSAATLAWVYFAYKAAPVGDLPGSGEIGWIIATALTLPATVLLAGSLFGNPALPVPGAEAQARAEPKGVFRVTRHPMMWGIGLWALSHIILFANWRSVITAFAMGLLALVGAKLQDAKKEGLMGEAWKAWEAKTSYAPRLGKLASAGALAWGLGIVLFLGLSWLHIRAGGIPAGVWRWVY; encoded by the coding sequence ATGGAACAGGGCCTCGTCGAACTGATCGCCGCGAACGCCGCCTTCGTCGGCACGCATTTCCTGATGTCGCACCCGCTGCGCACGCCGCTGGTGAATATGCTCGGCGCGGGCGGATTTCAGGTCGCCTATTCGATCGTCAGCGCGGCGACGCTTGCCTGGGTCTATTTCGCCTACAAGGCGGCGCCTGTCGGCGACCTGCCCGGCTCGGGCGAGATCGGCTGGATCATCGCCACCGCCCTGACCCTTCCCGCGACCGTGCTGCTGGCGGGTTCGCTGTTCGGCAACCCCGCCCTGCCCGTCCCGGGAGCCGAGGCGCAGGCCCGCGCCGAGCCGAAGGGCGTGTTCCGCGTGACGCGCCACCCGATGATGTGGGGGATCGGCCTGTGGGCGCTCTCGCACATCATCCTCTTCGCCAACTGGCGCAGCGTCATCACCGCGTTTGCCATGGGCCTGCTCGCGCTGGTCGGGGCGAAATTGCAGGACGCGAAGAAGGAGGGCCTGATGGGCGAGGCGTGGAAGGCATGGGAGGCGAAGACCAGCTACGCCCCGCGCCTTGGCAAGCTCGCCTCGGCGGGCGCGCTGGCGTGGGGGCTGGGGATCGTCCTGTTCCTCGGCCTGTCGTGGCTGCATATCCGCGCGGGCGGGATCCCGGCGGGGGTCTGGCGCTGGGTCTATTAA